Proteins encoded by one window of Vigna radiata var. radiata cultivar VC1973A chromosome 5, Vradiata_ver6, whole genome shotgun sequence:
- the LOC106760404 gene encoding 2-oxoglutarate-dependent dioxygenase AOP3-like, whose protein sequence is MTISCFDFWKDGMIVEEGSEEWKEMSMKVKEACESYGCFLLRCDEINSKGAREELFENMKALFHLPQETKQQYISPRPFRSFSLYNYMNTRYETFGLDDVLLSISVDTLANLMWPQGNPHFCETLKGMSLKMSEVSWVILKMIVEGYGLSHHHISDVENMKSSSDVRLNMYITDKSNAESKYKSNGHIDKNTLTILCQNKVQGLQVLSKTGTWIDIVIPENCFVVIVGDALKAWSNGRLHAAIHRVMVSEEKERYTFGAFVAPKDEMKIEVSRGLGDDKIHPLRYRPFNYGEFLNFVDSTRSSNLENALEVFAGF, encoded by the exons atGACGATTTCATGTTTTGATTTTTGGAAGGATGGAATGATAGTAGAGGAAGGAAGTGAGGAGTGGAAAGAGATGAgcatgaaagtgaaagaagCATGTGAGAGTTATGGTTGTTTCCTCTTGAGGTGTGATGAGATCAATTCCAAAGGTGCACGCGAAGAgttgtttgaaaatatgaaagcaTTGTTTCATTTGCCTCAAGAAACAAAGCAACAATACATCAGTCCAAGGCCTTTCAGGAGCTTCAGCTTGTATAACTACATGAACACTCGTTATGAAACCTTTGGACTCGATGATGTTCTTCTCTCAATATCTGTGGACACCTTAGCCAACCTCATGTGGCCTCAAGGAAACCCACATTTTTG TGAGACATTGAAGGGTATGAGCTTAAAGATGTCAGAAGTAAGCTGGGTGATATTGAAAATGATTGTGGAGGGTTATGGCCTTTCCCATCATCACATTTCAGATGTTGAAAACATGAAGAGTTCTAGCGACGTACGATTGAACATGTATATTACTGACAAAAGCAATGCTGAAAGCAAGTATAAGTCCAATGGTCACATTGATAAAAACACCTTAACCATTTTGTGCCAAAACAAAGTTCAGGGTTTACAGGTGCTATCCAAAACAGGCACATGGATTGACATAGTGATACCTGAGAATTGCTTTGTGGTTATTGTTGGTGATGCATTGAAG GCATGGAGCAACGGAAGGCTTCATGCAGCGATCCATAGAGTGATGGTGagtgaagagaaagagagatacACTTTTGGAGCTTTTGTGGCACCAAAGGACGAGATGAAGATTGAGGTGTCTCGTGGTTTGGGTGATGACAAAATTCATCCTCTTCGTTATCGTCCATTTAATTATGGAGAGTTTCTCAATTTTGTTGATTCAACTCGCAGTAGTAACCTAGAAAATGCACTTGAGGTGTTTGCAGGTTTTTGA
- the LOC106760405 gene encoding probable 2-oxoglutarate-dependent dioxygenase AOP1.2: protein MTISCFDFWNGGMIVEEGSEEWKEMSMKVKEACESDGFFLLRCDEINSKGARKELFKNMKALFHLPQEAKQQHISPKPFRSFSLYNYMNTHYESFGLDDVLLSTSVDTLANLMWPQGNPHFCVALKGMSLKMSEVSWVILKMIVEGYGLSQHHISDVENMKSSSDVRLNMYITDAENKSTSNGHTDKNSLTILCENEVQGLQVLSKTGTWIDIVIPENCFMVIVGDVLKAWSNGRLHAATHRVMMSGEKERYSFGVFVTPDEEMKIEVPCELVDDKIHPLRYRPFHYGDFFNFSASNHIKENALEMFAGF, encoded by the exons ATGACGATTTCATGTTTTGATTTTTGGAATGGTGGAATGATAGTAGAGGAAGGAAGTGAGGAGTGGAAAGAGATGAgcatgaaagtgaaagaagCATGTGAGAGTGATGGTTTCTTTCTCTTGAGGTGTGATGAGATCAATTCCAAAGGTGCACGCAAAGAGCTGTTTAAGAATATGAAAGCATTGTTTCATTTGCCTCAAGAAGCGAAGCAACAACACATCAGTCCAAAGCCTTTTAGGAGTTTCAGCTTGTATAACTACATGAACACTCACTATGAAAGCTTTGGACTCGATGATGTTCTTCTCTCAACATCTGTGGACACCTTAGCCAACCTCATGTGGCCTCAAGGAAACCCACATTTTTG TGTGGCATTGAAGGGTATGAGTTTAAAGATGTCAGAAGTAAGCTGGGTGATATTGAAAATGATTGTGGAGGGTTATGGTCTTTCCCAGCATCACATTTCAGATGTTGAAAACATGAAGAGTTCAAGTGACGTACGATTGAACATGTACATTACCGATGCTGAAAACAAGTCTACGTCCAATGGTCACACTGATAAAAACAGCTTAACCATTTTGTGCGAAAATGAAGTTCAGGGTTTGCAGGTGCTATCCAAAACAGGCACATGGATTGACATAGTGATACCTGAGAATTGCTTTATGGTTATTGTTGGTGATGTATTGAAG GCATGGAGCAACGGAAGGCTTCATGCAGCGACCCATAGAGTGATGATGAgtggagagaaagagagatacAGTTTTGGAGTATTTGTGACACcagatgaagaaatgaagattGAGGTGCCTTGTGAATTGGTAGATGATAAAATTCATCCTCTTCGCTATCGTCCATTTCATTATGGagattttttcaatttttctgcTTCAAATCACATAAAGGAAAATGCCCTTGAGATGTTTGCTGGTTTTTGA
- the LOC106761807 gene encoding probable 2-oxoglutarate-dependent dioxygenase AOP1.2 produces MSLKMSEVSWVILKMIVEGYGLSQHHISDVENMKSCSDLRLNMYITDKNNTENKYRSSGHIDKNTLTVLCQNEVQDLQVLSKTGTWIDIVIPENCFVVIVGDALKAWCNGRLHAATHRVVMSGEKERYTFGAFVAPKDEMKIEVPRGLVDNKMHPLRYRPFNYREFLNFFASTRSRNLENALEVFAGV; encoded by the exons ATGAGCTTAAAGATGTCAGAAGTAAGCTGGGTGATATTGAAAATGATTGTGGAGGGTTATGGCCTTTCCCAGCATCACATTTCAGATGTTGAAAACATGAAGAGTTGTAGCGACCTACGATTGAACATGTACATTACTGACAAAAACAATACTGAAAACAAGTATAGGTCCAGTGGTCACATTGATAAAAACACCTTAACCGTTTTGTGCCAAAATGAAGTTCAGGATTTACAGGTGCTATCCAAAACAGGCACATGGATTGACATAGTGATACCTGAGAATTgctttgttgttattgttggtGATGCATTGAAG GCATGGTGCAACGGAAGGCTTCATGCAGCAACACATAGAGTGGTGATGAgtggagagaaagagagatacACTTTTGGAGCTTTTGTGGCACCAAAGGACGAGATGAAGATTGAGGTGCCACGTGGTTTGGTTGATAACAAAATGCATCCTCTTCGTTATCGTCCATTTAATTATAGAGAGTTTCTTAATTTCTTTGCTTCAACTCGGAGTCGTAACTTGGAAAATGCACTTGAGGTGTTTGCTGGTGTTTGA
- the LOC106760406 gene encoding probable inactive 2-oxoglutarate-dependent dioxygenase AOP2, with the protein MTISCFDFWKGGMIIEEWSEEWKGMSMKVKEACESDGFFLLKCDEINSKGAREEVFKNMKALFHLPQETKQQHIIPKPFRSFSMYNYMDTHYESFGLDDVLLSASVDTLANLMWP; encoded by the coding sequence atGACGATTTCATGTTTTGATTTTTGGAAGGGTGGAATGATAATAGAGGAATGGAGTGAGGAGTGGAAAGGGATGAgcatgaaagtgaaagaagCATGTGAGAGTGATGGTTTTTTCCTCTTGAAGTGTGATGAGATCAACTCCAAAGGTGCACGTGAAGAGGTGTTTAAGAATATGAAAGCATTGTTTCATTTGCCTCAAGAAACAAAGCAGCAACACATAATTCCAAAGCCTTTCAGGAGCTTCAGCATGTATAACTACATGGACACTCACTATGAAAGCTTTGGACTCGATGATGTTCTTCTCTCAGCATCTGTGGACACCTTAGCCAACCTGATGTGGCCTTAA